The Saccharopolyspora gloriosae genome window below encodes:
- a CDS encoding ATP-binding protein — protein MRTDSPLVGRDEELRLLGRLTSAAADGRGGALVLRGEPGIGKSALLDHVRRASGFLVVAASGVEFESELPFAGLHQLCLPLLGRAAETPEALRDAFGSTGAPDVFRVGLAVLELIDVAARERPVLCVIDDAHWLDHASAKVLAFVARRIAEEPVAMVFAARDGFDELPGLELGGLPETQARRLLRATLDEQVRDRILAEARGNPLALLELPEESGEPPVASSVPHRIERSFRARFAELPATARTLLVVAAAEPAGDPALVWAAAGELGIDGATAATAEASGLAEFGTRIRFCHPLARSAVLRAADAEQRHAAHRSLAAATDPVADPDRRAWHRGQSGTGPDEEVAAELESAASRAGARGGVAAAAVVLERAAALSLDPVHRTDRTFAAVRARLAAGGVDAATDLLATVDTGGLDERRRAEADLLRGRIAFASGGDGPAFMLRAALRLSEVDPALSREHHLDALEMALVVGRASGVLDAVLNGAAPAPGPPDVLDALVALETRGHLAAGPLLRAAVADDTAIAARPALAAMLAAELWDLDAHADVTGRIVRSGRASGSPMVVRLGLAQTASGAVLAGDFATAASAIAEEEAIADAAGEAPLRYPRLHLAAMRGDHEELARLGTEGDGGGQLAANLHWATALLHNGRADYRAALAAAEEATAPGDLFLAGVALPELVEAASRCGARAAAEAAAGALAERTRAGGAPWGLGVAACARALISDDEDDYREALDHLDASPAAPYRARTRLLYGESLRRRHRGLDAREHLRAAHRELTDLGMTAFADRAAAELRAAGGRITERPAPAADGLTFQERHIARHVATGATSKEVAERLFLSPRTVDAHLRNIFRKLGVTSRRRLRDLPDFRP, from the coding sequence ATGCGCACGGATTCGCCGCTCGTCGGACGCGATGAGGAGCTCCGCCTGCTCGGGCGGCTGACCTCGGCCGCGGCCGACGGGCGCGGCGGTGCGCTGGTGCTGCGCGGGGAGCCGGGCATCGGCAAGAGCGCGCTGCTCGACCACGTCCGCCGGGCGAGCGGCTTCCTGGTCGTCGCGGCCTCCGGGGTCGAGTTCGAATCGGAGCTGCCCTTCGCCGGGCTGCACCAGCTGTGCCTGCCGCTGCTCGGTCGGGCCGCCGAGACGCCGGAGGCGCTGCGCGACGCGTTCGGTTCGACGGGCGCCCCGGACGTGTTCCGGGTCGGGCTGGCGGTGCTGGAGCTGATCGACGTGGCCGCGCGGGAACGGCCGGTGCTGTGCGTGATCGACGACGCCCACTGGCTGGACCACGCCTCGGCGAAGGTGCTGGCGTTCGTCGCGCGGCGGATCGCCGAGGAACCGGTGGCGATGGTGTTCGCGGCGCGGGACGGGTTCGACGAACTCCCCGGGCTGGAGCTCGGCGGCCTGCCCGAAACGCAGGCGCGCCGGTTGTTGCGCGCCACGCTCGACGAGCAGGTGCGGGACCGCATCCTCGCCGAGGCGCGCGGGAACCCGTTGGCACTGCTGGAGTTGCCGGAGGAGAGCGGCGAGCCGCCGGTGGCGTCGTCGGTGCCGCACCGGATCGAGCGGTCCTTCCGCGCCAGGTTCGCGGAACTGCCCGCGACCGCTCGGACGCTGCTGGTCGTCGCCGCGGCCGAACCGGCCGGAGATCCCGCGCTGGTCTGGGCCGCCGCAGGCGAACTCGGCATCGACGGTGCGACGGCCGCGACGGCGGAGGCATCCGGTCTGGCCGAGTTCGGCACGCGGATCCGGTTCTGCCACCCGCTCGCTCGATCCGCCGTCCTGCGCGCCGCCGACGCCGAACAGCGCCACGCCGCGCACCGGTCGCTCGCCGCCGCCACCGACCCGGTCGCCGATCCGGACCGCCGCGCGTGGCACCGCGGCCAGTCCGGCACCGGGCCCGACGAGGAGGTGGCGGCGGAACTGGAATCGGCCGCCTCCCGCGCCGGCGCGCGCGGTGGTGTCGCGGCGGCCGCCGTCGTCCTCGAACGCGCGGCGGCGCTGTCGCTGGACCCGGTGCACCGCACCGATCGCACGTTCGCGGCCGTGCGGGCGCGGCTCGCGGCGGGAGGGGTCGACGCGGCGACCGACCTGCTCGCGACCGTGGACACCGGCGGGCTCGACGAGCGGCGGCGAGCCGAAGCGGACCTGCTGCGCGGCCGGATCGCGTTCGCCTCGGGCGGCGACGGACCCGCGTTCATGCTCCGCGCCGCCCTGCGACTGTCCGAAGTGGACCCGGCGCTGTCGCGGGAGCACCACCTGGACGCGCTGGAGATGGCGCTGGTCGTCGGCCGGGCCTCCGGGGTGCTCGACGCGGTGCTGAACGGCGCCGCGCCCGCACCGGGACCGCCCGACGTCCTCGACGCGCTGGTGGCGCTGGAGACGCGCGGCCACCTGGCGGCAGGCCCCTTGCTGCGCGCCGCCGTCGCCGACGACACCGCGATCGCCGCCCGCCCCGCGCTGGCCGCCATGCTCGCGGCCGAGCTCTGGGACCTGGACGCGCACGCCGACGTCACCGGCCGGATCGTGCGGTCCGGCCGCGCCTCCGGATCGCCGATGGTGGTGCGGCTCGGCCTCGCCCAGACCGCGTCCGGCGCCGTGCTCGCCGGTGACTTCGCCACCGCCGCGTCGGCGATCGCCGAGGAAGAGGCCATCGCCGACGCCGCGGGGGAAGCGCCGCTGCGGTATCCGCGCCTGCACCTGGCCGCGATGCGCGGGGACCACGAGGAACTGGCGAGGCTCGGCACCGAGGGGGACGGCGGCGGACAGCTCGCCGCCAACCTGCACTGGGCCACCGCGCTGCTGCACAACGGCCGCGCCGACTACCGGGCGGCGCTGGCCGCCGCCGAGGAGGCGACGGCGCCCGGTGACCTGTTCCTCGCCGGGGTCGCGCTGCCCGAACTGGTCGAAGCCGCCTCCCGGTGCGGCGCGCGGGCCGCCGCCGAAGCCGCGGCCGGCGCGCTCGCCGAACGCACCCGGGCCGGTGGCGCGCCGTGGGGCCTCGGCGTGGCCGCCTGCGCCCGCGCGCTGATCAGCGACGACGAGGACGACTACCGGGAAGCCCTCGACCACCTCGACGCCTCCCCGGCGGCCCCGTACCGGGCGAGAACCCGGCTGCTGTACGGGGAATCGCTGCGCAGGCGCCACCGCGGGCTCGACGCCCGCGAACACCTCCGCGCCGCGCACCGGGAACTCACCGACCTCGGGATGACCGCGTTCGCCGACCGCGCGGCCGCCGAGCTGCGCGCGGCCGGAGGACGGATCACCGAACGCCCCGCACCCGCCGCCGACGGGCTCACGTTCCAGGAACGGCACATCGCGCGGCACGTGGCCACGGGCGCGACGTCGAAGGAGGTCGCGGAGCGGCTCTTCCTCAGCCCCCGCACGGTCGACGCCCACCTGCGCAACATCTTCCGCAAGCTCGGCGTCACCTCGCGTCGCCGGTTGCGCGACCTGCCCGACTTCAGGCCCTGA
- a CDS encoding NADP-dependent oxidoreductase, which produces MRAVRYHEYGGVEELVVEQAPEPHPGAGEIRIRVAAAGVNPVDWKVRSGAARDFLTVELPAIPGRDAAGVVDEIGTGVSGVNVGDRVFGLGGVTGASAESAVLSAWAAAPDTWDDAQAASAGLASVTAIGGLNPLGPLEGRTLLVEGGAGGVGSAAIEIAIARGATVIATAGERNHAYLASLGAVPTTYGPGLAERVGALAPGGVDAALDTAASGSLADLVAIVGDPARVSTVADQAGAARLGAHQANAENNPAYLAEAAELGAQGRYTPQVERTFSLDELAEAHSYVERGHTRGKVAILL; this is translated from the coding sequence ATGCGTGCGGTCAGGTACCACGAGTACGGCGGCGTGGAGGAATTGGTGGTCGAGCAGGCGCCCGAACCGCATCCGGGAGCCGGTGAAATCCGCATCCGCGTCGCGGCGGCCGGCGTCAACCCGGTCGACTGGAAGGTGCGTTCCGGCGCTGCCCGCGACTTCCTGACCGTCGAGCTGCCCGCGATCCCGGGGCGCGACGCCGCCGGAGTGGTCGACGAGATCGGCACCGGCGTGTCGGGCGTGAACGTCGGTGACCGCGTGTTCGGGCTCGGTGGCGTCACCGGTGCGTCGGCGGAATCGGCCGTGCTGTCCGCTTGGGCCGCCGCCCCCGACACCTGGGACGACGCGCAGGCCGCGAGCGCGGGCCTGGCGTCGGTGACCGCGATCGGCGGGCTGAACCCGCTCGGCCCGCTCGAAGGGCGGACGCTGCTCGTGGAAGGCGGGGCCGGTGGGGTGGGCAGCGCGGCGATCGAGATCGCGATCGCCCGCGGCGCGACCGTGATCGCCACGGCCGGCGAACGCAACCACGCCTACCTAGCGTCGCTCGGCGCGGTCCCCACGACGTACGGTCCCGGCCTCGCCGAGCGCGTCGGAGCCCTCGCGCCGGGCGGTGTCGACGCCGCGCTGGACACCGCGGCCTCCGGTTCGCTCGCCGACCTCGTCGCGATCGTGGGAGACCCCGCGCGCGTCTCCACGGTCGCCGACCAGGCCGGTGCGGCGCGCCTGGGCGCGCACCAGGCCAACGCGGAGAACAACCCCGCGTACCTGGCGGAGGCGGCGGAGCTCGGCGCGCAAGGCCGCTACACGCCCCAGGTGGAGCGGACCTTCTCGCTCGACGAACTCGCCGAGGCGCACTCGTACGTCGAGCGCGGGCACACCCGGGGCAAAGTAGCGATCCTGTTGTGA
- a CDS encoding Type 1 glutamine amidotransferase-like domain-containing protein encodes MGGNAFVLARAMTQAGFRDALAAQFPRREFTYGGYSAGACVAGPDLRGIDLMDDPAVLPDGYSSTAAPECLGLVPYRIVPHWRSGHPESDSAENAAAHLAEHGSAHRCLRDGEAVNVHDITGPAA; translated from the coding sequence GTGGGCGGCAACGCTTTCGTCCTGGCCCGCGCCATGACGCAGGCAGGATTCCGCGACGCCCTCGCCGCGCAGTTCCCCCGGCGCGAGTTCACCTACGGCGGTTACTCGGCGGGTGCTTGCGTCGCCGGACCGGACCTCCGGGGCATCGACCTCATGGACGACCCGGCGGTCCTGCCTGACGGGTACTCGTCGACCGCCGCGCCCGAGTGCCTCGGCCTGGTGCCCTATCGGATCGTCCCGCACTGGCGCTCCGGCCACCCCGAATCGGACAGCGCGGAGAACGCCGCCGCTCACCTGGCCGAGCACGGATCGGCGCACCGATGCCTCCGGGACGGGGAGGCGGTCAACGTCCACGACATCACCGGCCCGGCCGCCTGA
- a CDS encoding MFS transporter: protein MSTTTVRGTPTRAAQVTVLGAAGLTIMSAALIAPSLPAMAVAFAGADVLVRLALTITSLAIAISAPLSGAVADRLGRRPLLVGALALYAVAGTAGYFATGLGLLLVTRMLLGVAVGGLLTAISALITDWFDGRRRAAFLGRQQAAASLGGVVFLPLAGVLSAVDWRLPFWLYAAGALVLPLAWRTIEGTRRSSAPPAAGRERNGRRIGGIYLLALVATLVFYMAPTQLPFLLAGFHLGPAVTGAVVACSTLTGAVGALAFPALRAGPAPRVLTAGSIALLGLGWVVIGTAGSAVPIVFGLLVGGVGVGLVVPDLNLRLAELATPARRGRVLSGLVTGIFLGQFLSPLAAQPLIEVAGISGAFTWTGAALTAAALTATTWHRNEREAR from the coding sequence GTGAGCACAACGACGGTTCGGGGGACGCCGACGCGGGCGGCGCAGGTGACGGTGCTGGGCGCCGCCGGGTTGACGATCATGTCGGCGGCGCTGATCGCACCGAGCCTGCCCGCGATGGCCGTCGCCTTCGCGGGCGCCGACGTGCTGGTGCGGCTGGCGTTGACGATCACGTCGCTGGCGATCGCGATCAGCGCGCCGCTGTCCGGCGCGGTCGCCGACCGGCTCGGCCGCCGTCCGCTGCTGGTCGGTGCGCTGGCGTTGTACGCGGTGGCGGGCACGGCGGGCTATTTCGCGACGGGTTTGGGACTGCTGTTGGTGACGCGGATGCTGCTCGGGGTCGCGGTCGGCGGCCTCCTGACCGCGATCAGCGCGCTGATCACCGACTGGTTCGACGGGCGGCGGCGCGCCGCGTTCCTCGGGAGGCAACAGGCCGCCGCGAGCCTCGGCGGCGTCGTCTTCCTGCCGCTGGCCGGGGTGCTGTCGGCGGTGGACTGGCGACTGCCGTTCTGGCTCTACGCCGCCGGTGCGCTGGTGCTGCCGTTGGCGTGGCGGACGATCGAGGGGACCCGGCGCAGCTCGGCCCCTCCCGCCGCCGGGCGGGAGCGGAACGGCCGACGCATCGGTGGGATCTACCTGTTGGCGCTGGTGGCGACGCTCGTGTTCTACATGGCGCCGACGCAGCTGCCGTTCCTGCTGGCCGGGTTCCACCTCGGCCCGGCGGTCACGGGTGCCGTCGTCGCGTGCAGCACGCTGACCGGCGCCGTGGGCGCGCTCGCGTTCCCGGCGTTGCGCGCCGGGCCGGCCCCGCGAGTGCTCACGGCGGGCAGCATCGCTCTGCTCGGGCTGGGCTGGGTGGTGATCGGCACGGCCGGTTCCGCCGTGCCGATCGTGTTCGGCCTGCTCGTCGGCGGCGTCGGAGTCGGGCTCGTGGTGCCCGACCTGAACCTGCGGCTCGCGGAACTGGCGACGCCCGCCAGGCGCGGGCGGGTGCTCAGCGGGCTCGTCACCGGGATCTTCCTCGGCCAGTTCCTGTCGCCGCTGGCGGCGCAACCGCTCATCGAGGTGGCCGGAATCTCCGGCGCCTTCACCTGGACCGGCGCGGCGCTGACCGCCGCCGCGCTCACCGCAACGACGTGGCACCGAAACGAGAGGGAAGCACGATGA
- a CDS encoding DNA alkylation repair protein translates to MATGSESNTSVEDVLAELAALEDPKTRAVNERHGDDHAVNLTKLRAVAKRLKVQHDLAGELWRTGDTAARLVATLISRPKSYGAAELDAMLRDARTPKVHGWLLSNVVQKNPHADELRAAWFADPDPVVASAGWALTGDRVAKAPAGLDLHELLDLIEQRMQEAPERLQWAMNECLAAIGIHHPEHRARAIGIGERLGVLKDYPTPPNCTSPYAPIWITEMVRRRAEG, encoded by the coding sequence GTGGCGACCGGTTCCGAATCGAACACCAGCGTCGAGGACGTCCTGGCGGAACTCGCGGCCTTGGAAGACCCGAAGACCCGCGCGGTGAACGAACGCCACGGGGACGACCACGCCGTCAACCTCACCAAGCTGCGCGCGGTGGCCAAGCGCCTCAAGGTGCAGCACGACCTCGCGGGCGAGCTCTGGAGGACCGGCGACACAGCCGCCCGGCTCGTCGCGACCCTGATCAGCCGCCCCAAGTCCTACGGCGCGGCCGAACTCGACGCGATGCTCCGCGACGCCCGCACGCCCAAGGTGCACGGCTGGCTGCTGAGCAACGTCGTGCAGAAGAACCCGCACGCCGACGAACTCCGCGCCGCCTGGTTCGCCGACCCCGACCCGGTCGTCGCGAGCGCCGGGTGGGCACTGACCGGCGATCGAGTGGCGAAGGCCCCCGCCGGGCTCGACCTGCACGAGCTCCTCGACCTCATCGAGCAGCGCATGCAGGAGGCGCCGGAACGCTTGCAGTGGGCCATGAACGAATGCCTCGCCGCCATCGGCATCCACCACCCCGAGCACCGCGCCCGCGCGATCGGCATCGGCGAACGGCTCGGAGTCCTCAAGGACTACCCCACGCCGCCGAACTGCACCTCGCCCTACGCGCCGATCTGGATCACCGAGATGGTCCGCCGCCGCGCCGAGGGGTGA
- a CDS encoding zinc finger protein, whose protein sequence is MRRVRCSPRNGLRSAAAPVVVPEVPVGGVSGRHFWRPAGDGVRHAFRGPRWNGRPDATSVCGVEVSLPEEVSEEEWVRAPSCDSCNSALHAARNSTPRESRRDSEF, encoded by the coding sequence GTGCGGCGGGTGCGCTGCTCTCCTCGCAACGGCCTGCGTTCGGCCGCAGCACCGGTCGTCGTGCCGGAGGTTCCGGTGGGCGGCGTGAGCGGGCGGCACTTCTGGCGTCCGGCCGGGGACGGGGTTCGGCACGCTTTCCGCGGTCCGCGGTGGAACGGTCGCCCGGACGCCACTTCCGTGTGCGGCGTAGAGGTTTCGCTGCCCGAGGAGGTCTCCGAGGAGGAGTGGGTGCGGGCGCCGTCCTGCGACTCGTGCAATTCCGCATTGCACGCCGCTAGGAACAGCACACCACGAGAATCCCGCCGAGACAGCGAATTCTAG
- a CDS encoding helix-turn-helix transcriptional regulator has translation MWIDVLLLANLAKQSSHGYELRKRVEEGTGYALSNNSLYPALRRFSEAGAVLRNPEPQEGRPPRNVYTITEVGRELLHDMLADLPAELAGDEPEFLARLAHFDWLTVDERAVVLDARRHALEQRRDRLIALERGSSEGWGQEALREAARRVHAELDWLAGIHARATGAPPISAPPQEKERR, from the coding sequence GTGTGGATCGATGTGCTGCTGCTGGCGAACCTCGCGAAGCAGTCCTCGCACGGCTACGAGTTGCGCAAGCGCGTGGAGGAGGGCACCGGCTACGCGCTGTCGAACAACTCGCTCTACCCGGCACTGCGGAGGTTCTCCGAGGCCGGGGCGGTACTGCGCAACCCGGAACCGCAGGAGGGCAGGCCGCCGCGCAACGTCTACACGATCACCGAGGTCGGCCGGGAACTGCTGCACGACATGCTCGCCGACCTGCCCGCCGAACTCGCCGGTGACGAACCGGAGTTCCTGGCGCGGCTCGCCCACTTCGACTGGCTGACCGTCGACGAGCGCGCGGTCGTGCTCGACGCCCGCCGCCACGCCCTCGAACAACGCCGCGACCGGCTCATCGCGCTCGAACGCGGCAGCTCCGAAGGATGGGGGCAGGAAGCGCTGCGCGAAGCCGCCCGCCGTGTGCACGCCGAGCTCGACTGGCTCGCAGGCATCCACGCCCGCGCCACCGGCGCACCACCGATTTCCGCACCACCACAGGAGAAGGAGCGCCGATGA
- a CDS encoding ATP-binding protein: MPTRDGDESRNELSGSAREVIQAGSVSGGIHFHRTARGDDGVVRQLPADVPGFVNRHGELEQLDLLLPDEGAMAPCVVVGTAGVGKTSLAVHWAHRMAPRFPGGQLYVNLHGYDPGPLVTPDQALDRFLRALGVPGDRIPGDLESRAALYRSELAGRRMLIVLDNAATVGQVRPLLPGSGECLTLITSRSRLSGLVARDGARRVTLGVLPEQEAVRLLRSLSEGHRGPDDGAELDELARLCARLPLALRIAAERAISRPSVPLGDLIEELRDESALWDALTAGDDDDADAVRSVFAWSYRALSKDASRLFRLLGLHPGRDFGSAAAAALADLPVVRVRRLLDDLVGAHLLEQRRPDRYEFHDLLRAYATDQARTEESAETARAALDRSVRWYAGCADQAVRVLAPAHRRPPIGGSGSQDFATPEEAVQWYERERMNLVAATRAADEADLPELAWLLPALLRGIYASRNQFDDWFATSTIGLGAARSSGDRHAEADMLESLGKAHTQFSRRAEGIRFQSAALDIRRELGDRRGELASTNAVGMAHLRGHELHRALIMFEQTHRLAVEVGDEYWIAVSSNNTANVHLGLERFEEAASLLRDAVERYTRLGAPGGRGDALRGLSHAHRGLGRPEDAHRYVEEALAIAHAHENRAWEAYWSLELGRVQVDLGRPSEALISFQRSASMQRRLSDRAREAEALDVTGTVYSELDRAEEAAGFHRLAANTFRELDDRWQLALALAHLSTALDGTGDTAEADRCRREATDLLADFTDPTAERTRARLRDAPDGA, encoded by the coding sequence ATGCCGACGCGGGACGGCGACGAATCCAGGAACGAGCTCTCCGGCAGCGCGCGGGAAGTGATCCAGGCCGGGAGCGTCAGCGGTGGCATCCACTTCCACCGCACCGCGCGCGGTGACGACGGCGTCGTCCGGCAGCTCCCGGCCGACGTGCCGGGTTTCGTCAACCGGCACGGCGAGCTCGAACAGCTCGACCTGCTGCTGCCGGACGAGGGCGCGATGGCTCCGTGCGTGGTGGTCGGCACCGCCGGGGTGGGCAAGACGTCGCTGGCCGTGCACTGGGCGCACCGCATGGCGCCGCGCTTCCCGGGCGGGCAGCTGTACGTCAACCTGCACGGCTACGATCCGGGGCCGCTCGTCACGCCCGATCAGGCGCTGGATCGCTTCCTGCGCGCGTTGGGCGTGCCCGGTGATCGGATTCCGGGCGACCTCGAATCGCGCGCGGCGCTGTACCGCTCGGAACTGGCCGGGCGCCGGATGCTGATCGTGCTCGACAACGCGGCGACCGTCGGGCAGGTCCGGCCGCTGCTGCCCGGCAGCGGCGAGTGCCTCACCCTGATCACCAGCCGAAGCAGGCTTTCCGGGCTCGTCGCGCGCGACGGCGCCCGCAGGGTGACGCTCGGCGTCCTGCCCGAACAGGAGGCCGTGCGGCTGCTGCGGAGCCTGTCCGAGGGCCATCGGGGTCCCGACGACGGTGCGGAGCTCGACGAGCTGGCCCGGCTGTGCGCGCGCCTCCCGCTGGCGCTGCGCATCGCGGCGGAACGCGCGATCAGCAGGCCGAGCGTGCCGCTGGGCGACCTCATCGAGGAACTGCGGGACGAATCCGCGCTGTGGGACGCGCTCACCGCGGGCGACGACGACGATGCGGACGCGGTCCGTTCCGTGTTCGCCTGGTCCTACCGCGCGTTGTCGAAGGACGCGAGCCGCTTGTTCCGGCTGCTCGGGCTGCATCCCGGTCGTGATTTCGGCTCGGCCGCCGCCGCCGCGCTGGCCGACCTGCCAGTGGTGCGCGTGCGCCGGCTGTTGGACGACCTGGTGGGCGCGCACCTGCTGGAGCAGCGGCGGCCGGACCGCTACGAGTTCCACGACCTGCTGCGCGCCTACGCCACCGACCAGGCCCGCACCGAGGAATCCGCCGAGACCGCCCGAGCCGCGCTCGACCGGTCGGTGCGCTGGTACGCGGGGTGCGCCGACCAGGCGGTGCGGGTGCTCGCTCCCGCGCACCGGCGCCCGCCGATCGGCGGTTCCGGCTCCCAGGACTTCGCGACGCCGGAGGAGGCCGTGCAGTGGTACGAGCGCGAGCGGATGAACCTCGTCGCCGCCACGCGGGCCGCCGACGAAGCGGACCTCCCCGAGCTCGCGTGGCTGCTTCCCGCGCTGCTGCGCGGGATCTACGCGAGCCGCAACCAGTTCGACGACTGGTTCGCGACCAGCACCATCGGCCTGGGCGCCGCCCGTTCCTCCGGCGACAGGCACGCCGAGGCCGACATGCTGGAGAGCTTGGGCAAGGCGCACACGCAGTTCTCGAGGCGCGCGGAGGGAATCCGCTTCCAGAGCGCGGCGCTCGACATCCGCCGCGAGCTCGGGGATCGGCGGGGCGAACTGGCCTCCACCAACGCCGTGGGCATGGCGCACCTGCGGGGCCACGAACTGCACCGGGCGCTGATCATGTTCGAGCAGACCCACCGGCTCGCCGTCGAGGTCGGCGACGAGTACTGGATCGCGGTGTCGTCGAACAACACCGCCAACGTCCACTTGGGACTGGAGCGCTTCGAGGAGGCCGCGAGCCTGCTGCGGGACGCCGTGGAGCGCTACACCCGGCTCGGCGCTCCCGGTGGCCGGGGCGACGCGCTGCGCGGTCTCAGCCACGCCCACCGGGGACTCGGACGCCCCGAGGACGCGCACCGCTACGTCGAGGAGGCGCTGGCGATCGCCCACGCGCACGAGAACCGCGCGTGGGAGGCGTACTGGTCGCTCGAACTCGGACGGGTGCAGGTCGACCTCGGACGGCCGTCGGAGGCGTTGATCTCCTTCCAGCGCTCGGCTTCCATGCAACGCCGGTTGTCCGACCGCGCCAGGGAAGCCGAAGCGCTCGACGTCACCGGAACGGTCTACTCGGAGCTGGACCGGGCCGAGGAGGCCGCCGGATTCCACCGCTTGGCGGCGAACACCTTCCGCGAACTGGACGACCGGTGGCAGCTGGCCCTGGCGCTGGCCCACCTCAGCACCGCCCTCGACGGCACCGGCGACACCGCCGAAGCCGACCGGTGCCGACGTGAGGCGACGGACCTGCTCGCCGACTTCACCGACCCCACCGCCGAACGCACCCGAGCCCGCCTCCGCGACGCCCCGGACGGCGCGTAG
- a CDS encoding helix-turn-helix domain-containing protein, with translation MGKALRQAREEHGLTLRAFAKRLERDPGVLSRWETGDRTPRPEQVAQALTSLGINGERYEEVVALAHGADDPNWVATTLPAQRQQLEALIDLERRATKIIEVSPLMIPGLLQTSDYIGAVMKGGGVPESELAARTSRRISRRESVIGHQPAELVAFIGEAALHQVIGDRSVLRAQLRFLDQVAAKPNIELRVVPLASGWHPGLEGLFLLIRSELGEVVHLENRKSGLFLWPDSTSSGSWAATLSSWPAP, from the coding sequence TTGGGGAAGGCGCTGCGGCAGGCGCGCGAAGAGCACGGGCTGACGTTGCGCGCGTTCGCGAAGCGGCTGGAACGAGATCCGGGAGTGCTCTCGCGGTGGGAGACCGGTGACCGCACTCCTCGGCCCGAGCAGGTGGCCCAAGCGCTGACCTCGCTCGGGATCAACGGCGAGCGGTACGAGGAGGTGGTGGCGCTCGCGCACGGTGCCGACGACCCGAACTGGGTCGCGACGACACTTCCCGCGCAACGGCAGCAGCTGGAAGCGCTGATCGACTTGGAGCGGCGAGCGACGAAGATCATCGAGGTATCGCCGCTGATGATTCCAGGGCTGCTGCAAACGAGTGACTACATCGGCGCGGTGATGAAAGGGGGTGGCGTACCTGAATCCGAGCTCGCTGCGCGAACTTCCCGCCGGATCAGTCGCAGGGAATCGGTGATCGGGCACCAGCCCGCAGAGCTCGTCGCGTTCATCGGCGAGGCAGCCTTGCACCAGGTGATCGGCGATCGGTCCGTCCTGCGTGCGCAGCTGCGTTTCCTGGATCAGGTCGCGGCTAAGCCGAACATCGAGCTCCGCGTCGTTCCGCTCGCCAGCGGATGGCATCCAGGGCTGGAAGGTCTCTTTCTCCTCATCCGGTCCGAGCTGGGAGAGGTCGTCCATTTGGAGAATCGCAAGTCTGGGCTCTTCCTGTGGCCGGACTCGACCTCGTCTGGGTCGTGGGCGGCAACGCTTTCGTCCTGGCCCGCGCCATGA
- a CDS encoding Dabb family protein encodes MIYHGNRFTFRADAAPERVEEALESLREQGRAIPAVRSFVVGPDHGGDYDFGAVFVLADLDGYQEYLVHPAHLNTDRVGLPLVDRFASFDITDDPDPGLAGKIAQLHRRRYDGMPDIAALVSGLGEYRGSAAPGPHGGSVRA; translated from the coding sequence ATGATCTACCACGGAAACCGGTTCACCTTCAGGGCCGACGCGGCACCGGAGCGGGTCGAGGAGGCGCTGGAGAGCCTGCGCGAACAGGGCCGGGCGATTCCGGCCGTGCGGTCCTTCGTCGTCGGCCCGGACCACGGCGGCGACTACGACTTCGGCGCCGTCTTCGTGCTGGCGGATCTGGACGGCTACCAGGAGTACCTGGTGCACCCGGCGCACCTCAACACCGATCGCGTCGGATTGCCGCTGGTGGACCGGTTCGCGTCGTTCGACATCACCGACGACCCGGACCCCGGGCTCGCCGGGAAGATCGCGCAGCTGCACCGGCGGCGGTACGACGGCATGCCGGACATCGCCGCGCTCGTCTCCGGCCTCGGCGAGTACCGCGGCAGCGCCGCCCCCGGCCCGCACGGCGGGTCGGTCAGGGCCTGA